A genomic window from Arvicola amphibius chromosome 5, mArvAmp1.2, whole genome shotgun sequence includes:
- the Dsc1 gene encoding desmocollin-1, whose translation MAVASAAPGSTFSKQLLFSLLVLVLFCDACQKISLQVPAHLKAETLVGKVNLDECLKSASLILSSDPAFRVLDDGTIFTTHDLLLSTEQRRFSIFLSDSQRQEQKEIEIELSAREKKVFRKRHTEDPVHKRSKRRWAPIPCSLMENSLGPFPQHVQQIQSDAAQNYTIFYSISGPGVDKEPFNLFYIEKDTGDIYCTRSIDREQYDQFLVYGYATTADGYAPDYPLPLLFKVEDDNDNAPYFETKLTVFSVPENCRTGTSVGQVTAIDNDEPGTLHTRLRFKILQQIPDHPRHFSIHPDTGVITTTSPLLDREKCDTYKLVMEVRDMGGQPFGLFNTGTITISLEDENDNSPYFTQTSYTTEVEENRIDVEILRMTVQDQDLPGTPHSKAVYSILQGNENGNFRITTDPNTNEGVLCVIKPLNYEASRQVILQIGVLNEAQFSKAANGQTPTMCTTTVTVKIKDSDEGPECQPPVKVIQSKDGLPAGQELLGYKAMDPETSSSDGIRYQKVGDEDNWFEINESTGNLKTLKILDRESKFVKNNQYNISVVAMDAVGRSCTGTLVVLLEDFNDHPPQVDKDLTICQQEKDYAVLEPVDLDGPDNGPPFQFFLDNSASKLWTLEPQDGKRAILRQRHNLNYDYYSVPIQIQDRHGVSAKHMLSVRVCDCTVPSECRMSAKEERDIKPKVILGKWAILSMVLGSALLLCILFTCFCVTTTKRTVKKCFPDDVAQQNLIVSNTEGPGEEVTEANIRLPAQTFCDTSTSVGTLGGQGIKTQQNFEMVKGGYTLESNKGGGHHTLESNKGGVLGTADTGRYAYTDWQSFTQPRLGEKVYLCGQDEEHKHCEDYVRSYHYEGKGSMAGSVGCCSDRQEEEGLEFLDHLEPKFRTLAKTCVKK comes from the exons ATGGCTGTGGCCTCCGCTGCCCCAGGGAGCACCTTCTCTAAGcagctccttttctctctcctg gtTCTGGTGTTATTTTGCGATGCCTGTCAAAAAATTTCTCTTCAAGTTCCTGCTCATCTTAAGGCTGAAACACTTGTAGGCAAAG TGAATCTGGACGAGTGCCTCAAATCAGCCAGCCTGATCCTGTCCAGTGACCCAGCCTTCAGAGTTCTAGACGACGGCACAATCTTTACAACACATGACCTGCTCTTGTCCACTGAACAGAGGAGGTTCTCCATCTTCCTATCAGACAGTCAGAGGCAGGagcaaaaggaaatagaaattgaACTGtcagcaagagaaaaaaag GTATTTAGGAAGAGACATACCGAAGACCCAGTGCACAAACGCAGTAAGAGGAGATGGGCTCCAATTCCGTGTTCGCTGATGGAGAACTCATTAGGTCCATTCCCACAACACGTTCAACAG ATTCAATCTGACGCTGCCCAGAATTATACCATCTTTTACTCCATCAGTGGACCAGGGGTGGACAAAGAGCCTTTCAATTTGTTTTAcatagagaaagacactggggaCATCTATTGCACCAGGAGCATTGACCGTGAGCAGTATGATCaatttttg GTGTATGGATACGCAACCACTGCTGACGGCTATGCTCCAGATTATCCTCTCCCCTTGCTGTTCAAGGTTGAAGATGACAATGACAATGCCCCATATTTTGAAACCAAACTGACAGTTTTTAGTGTGCCTGAAAATTGCCGAACTG GAACTTCAGTAGGACAAGTGACTGCCATAGACAACGATGAGCCGGGAACCCTACACACTCGTTTGAGATTCAAAATCCTACAACAAATCCCAGATCACCCAAGGCACTTCTCCATACACCCAGACACAGGTGTGATCACTACCACCTCACCTTTACTGGACAGAGAG AAATGTGATACTTACAAGCTAGTGATGGAAGTTCGAGATATGGGTGGCCAGCCCTTTGGTCTATTCAATACAGGAACAATAACAATCTCACTGGAGGATGAAAACGACAATTCACCGTATTTCACCCAAACTTCT TATACtacagaagtagaagaaaacagaattgatGTTGAGATTCTAAGGATGACAGTCCAAGACCAAGATTTGCCTGGCACCCCTCACTCCAAAGCAGTGTACTCAATTCTCCAAGGGAATGAAAATGGGAACTTCAGAATCACAACAGACCCGAACACAAATGAAGGAGTTCTGTGTGTTATCAAG CCACTGAACTATGAGGCCAGTCGCCAAGTCATTCTGCAAATCGGTGTCCTTAATGAAGCCCAGTTCTCTAAAGCTGCCAATGGACAGACCCCCACAATGTGCACCACGACTGTGACTGTGAAAATTAAAGACAGTGATGAGGGCCCCGAGTGCCAGCCACCAGTCAAAGTCATCCAGAGCAAAGACGGGCTGCCAGCCGGCCAAGAGCTCTTGGGCTACAAAGCCATGGACCCAGAAACAAGCAGCTCTGACGGCATAAG GTATCAGAAGGTAGGAGATGAAGATAACTGGTTTGAAATTAATGAAAGCACCGGAAACTTGAAAACCCTAAAAATACTAGACAGAGAATCAAAGTTTGTGAAAAACAACCAGTACAATATTTCAGTAGTGGCGATGGATGCAG TTGGCCGGTCCTGCACGGGAACACTGGTAGTTCTTCTGGAAGATTTTAATGATCACCCACCACAGGTTGACAAAGACCTGACCATTTGTCAGCAGGAGAAGGATTATGCTGTTCTGGAGCCTGTTGACCTAGATGGGCCTGATAATGGTCCaccttttcagtttttcttgGATAATTCTGCCAGCAAACTTTGGACTCTAGAACCACAGGATG GGAAACGTGCCATTCTTCGCCAGCGACACAATCTCAATTATGACTATTATTCCGTGCCAATCCAAATACAAGATAGACATGGTGTCTCTGCAAAGCATATGCTCTCAGTGAGAGTGTGTGACTGTACAGTTCCCTCAGAGTGTAGAATGAGTGCTAAGGAGGAAAGGGACATTAAACCAAAAGTAATCCTTGGGAAATGGGCCATTCTCTCCATGGTCCTGGGCTCCGCACTGCTACTGT gtATTCTGTTTACATGTTTCTGTGTGACTACTACGAAGAGAACAGTCAAAAAATGCTTCCCCGATGATGTGGCCCAGCAAAATTTAATTGTATCAAATACCGAAGGGCCGGGAGAGGAAGTGACG GAGGCAAATATTAGACTCCCCGCACAAACATTCTGTGATACAAGCACATCTGTTGGGACTCTTGGTGGCCAAGgaatcaaaacacaacaaaattttGAGATGGTCAAAGGAGGCTACACTTTGGAGTCCAACAAAGGAGGTGGCCACCACACCTTGGAGTCCAACAAGGGAGGTGTGCTGGGAACAGCAGACACTGGCCGATACGCATACACTGACTGGCAAAGTTTCACTCAACCCCGGCTTGGTGAA AAGGTGTATCTGTGTGGACAAGACGAGGAACACAAGCATTGTGAAGATTACGTCCGTTCGTATCACTATGAAGGCAAAGGCTCCATGGCCGGCTCTGTGGGCTGTTGCAGTGATCggcaggaggaagaagggctggAGTTTTTAGATCACTTGGAACCAAAATTTAGGACATTAGCAAAGACATGTgtgaagaaataa